CTCCAGTCAGGAGTATCCTGACTTAGTACCCATTGTGGGACAGTTTCTCAAGGAAGCGAGTCAGAAATTAGGAGAGGTTCCCTCCCCCAAGGGAGCCTGTTTTGCGATCGCAGGACCCGTGATCGGACATAAATCCATCCTGACGAACCTGAGTTGGACCCTGACAACGGACCGACTCGAAAAAGAACTCAACATTCCCCATGTCAAGTTAATTAATGACTTTGTAGCGGTGGGTTACGGTGTGTTGGGGATGAATCAAGCGGACCTCCATACCTTGCAACCCGGAGAACCGCAAACTGCCGCCCCGATCGCAGTGATTGGTGCAGGAACTGGACTGGGAGAAGGGTTTTTAATCCGGCATTTGGATGAATATTTTGTGTATCCCTCGGAAGGGGGTCATGCGGATTTTGCACCGCGTACAGCGATCGAGTTTGAACTGTTGCAAGATTTACGGCAACGGGAGAACATCGATCGCGTTTCCGTAGAACGAGTGGTATCTGGGATGGGGATTGGGTCAATTTATCAATTTTTGCGCGATCGGGCGATCGCTGCTGGAAAGGATATTTCCCCCGCAGACAAAGACCCCGCAGAGATTTCCCAAGCGGCCCTAGAAAAATCTGACCCGATCTGCGAACAAACCTTACAAATTTTTGTGGAAGCTTACGGGGCGGAAGCGGGAAATTTGGCTTTAAAATTACTACCCTACGGGGGATTATATCTCGCGGGGGGAATTGCGGCTAAAATTCTGCCTTTAATTGAAGAGGGCGATCGGTTTATCAAGAGCTTTAACCAGAAAGGTCGAGTCAGTCCCTTGGCAGAAAAAGTCCCGGTTCATATCGTTCTCAATCCCCAAGTGGGATTAATTGGTGCCGCCATCTGTGCTGCCCGATTATAGTCAGGATAACCCGGGTTTTTACAAAAATTCGGCAATAAAGCAGCTAAACGAGACAATAAACCTGATTTATTGTCTCGTTTAGCTCATGGGATACTGACCCCTTAAAACATCGTTTGTACTCCAAAGGTGTTGAAAACCCGGGAAGCGATGACGGCAATCAAGACAAATAGACCTAATGCCCGCCGAAAATAGTTTACGCCCTGGAAAATCTCCAACCACGCCCAAGTAAACCAGGACCCAAAGGCGATCGCATCTAGGCCCGTGTGCAGCGTCCCACTGGGAACTACCAATGTGAGTAGGGTGGTTGTAATGGCCACCAGGATCGGCAAATTGGGGGGTTGAGCAATCACAATATTGCCCTCGTCGTCTCGAAACGTTTGATTAAATAAGCTATTTTCCATGAATCTATCCCTTAAAATTGGCTCATTTCAGTTTAGTTTGTATTAAGCTTCTCCAGTCTCTTCCTAAAGAGAGGGAATTTAAAATTTGATAGTACACCCTTTCTCTGTCTCACAACTGCTGTAAAAACTGCTTTTGATATTCTTGTTCCGTGACCAAATCTTCCATACTTTCTACTCGGTCTAAAAAGACCTTTCCCTCTAAATGGTCATATTCATGCTGGAAAATCCGGGCTACAAACCCTGTAAATACTTGATGGTGTAAAGTCCCCTGCTGGTCCAGATATTTGACCTCGATCGCCTGATGTCTCGGCACTAATCCGCGAATTCCTGGCACGCTCAAACAGCCTTCCCAATCTTTGACCCTTTCCTCAGAATAAGCGATAATCTGCGGGTCAATAATGGCGATCGCCTCCATTGTCGGAGCGTGGGGATAGCGCAATGTGGGACGGGATGCTAAAATAAAAACCCGATAAGATTCCGCAATCTGGGGAGCCGCAATCCCGACTCCATTGGATGGTTTCAAGGCTGTCATCAACTCATCAATGAGCGACTGAATGGAGTCTAAGTGAACGTTAGTCACAGGTTGGGCTTTTTCCCGTAAGACAGGATTGCCTAATTGAACAATTTCTCGAAGGTTATTCATCGCTTTTCTCTTCTATAGGGAGTCTTGCTGTAGTCTGACTTTAGGATTAAGGAGTGGGAGCATCTTGCTGTTTGATATACAGTCCCGGTGGGCGATTTATCTCTCGTTTGTCGGGCGCTTCTCGAAGCGCCGCTACAGGCGGGGTTTTGGGGGTTTGAACGCCTGATGTAGGGGAGCTTCGAGAAGCGCCTGTAGAGCAATTGTCGGGCGCTTCTCGAAGCGCCGCTACAGGTGAAGGTACAGGCGCGGGCGCGGGCGGAGGTTTTAACCTCCGCTTTTGTTTAAAAACTGGGATTAACTGGCATTTCTCCGGGTTCTACGGTGATATTCAAGATTTCCCCATCGCGGTTAATTTGCAGTTTCAAGGAATTTCCAACTTGCGACCCTTGAACAATTTGCTGCACCGCATCCGATTGAGCGATCGCCTGATCTTCCATGCGCTGAATCACATCCCCTTCCTGCAATCCGGCGCGTTCAGCAGGGGAATTAGGAGAAACTCGCACAATTAATACCCCATTATCCACCGATAACTGCATTGGACTATTGGGATCGGTATTCAACTCTTCCTGTAATTCAGGCGTGATTGTCACCATTTCAATCCCTAAAAAGGGATGTTGCACTTTGCCAGTAGTAATTAATTGCTGGGCGATCGCTTGTGCGGTTTGAATAGGAATTGCAAATCCCAATCCTTGTGCACCACTAATAATCGCCGTATTCATGCCAATCACTTCCCCTCGGGCATTCAGCAACGGGCCCCCAGAGTTACCGGGATTGATTGCTGCATCGGTTTGGATAAATCCCACTCGCTTATCGGGCACTCCCACATCGCGACTCGATCGCCCGGTGGCGCTCACAATCCCTGCCGTCACACTATTATCTAACCCCAGGGGATTCCCGATCGCGATCGCCCATTCCCCCGGTTGCAATTGTTCTGAATTCCCCAGAGTCGCCTTGGGTAGTGCCGTCGCCTCAATCTTCACCACCGCCACATCAGAAATCGGGTCCTCTCCCAATACCGTCCCCTCAAAACTGCGCCCATCTTTGAGGACCACACTCACCGTATCCGCACCATTAATCACATGAGCATTGGTTAAAATCTGACCATCATCACTAATAATAAATCCCGACCCCGTACCCCGTTCCACTCGTTGTTGTGGCTCCATCGGCGTTTGTCCAAAAAACCGCCTAAAGAACGGGTCCCGAAAGGCATCGGGGATATCCTGGGTGACGGTTCGTGCGGCATCAATTCGCACCACTGCCGGACCCACTTTTTCCACTGCCTCGACAATAAAATTAGAATTCACCGGCAACGATAAGACTCCACGAGGCAGGGGAGCATCATCAGGAGTCGTCACGGAGGGACTTCTGGGATCCAACGAATTTAAGGATAAAGGTCCATTGGTACGCAACCAGCGATCGCCCATAAATGCTGCACCCGCTCCTACCACCACCAACAACAGGTAAAGTAGCACCTGCGTCCCGGAAAAATGACCGCGTTGATGATCCCGCTCTGAATTTTTCATTGTTGCCTGCCTATGCTCCTTGGTAAAACTCGTTAAACAATCTTCCGTTTGTAAAAAAAAGACTTAAAAATTAGTCTTTAACCCCCTTGATTATAGACAATTCCTGAATCCCAATGGCGATCGTCTCCGGAACTTAATTCCTTTGGATAATCGATTGTTAGCTTAGATACCAGCCTCATCCGGCGATCTACTGCTCTAGGCAGAATTTTTTGCTACAGTCATAAGGCATCAGAGATTAGTGCTTGCGAGGTCAGTTGTGGAGATTCCTCTCGAAAGTCTTTGGGATCGGGTACTGGAAAGGTTACAAGTGCAATTGAGCCGTCCCACCTTTGAAACCTGGATCAAAACCGCTACTGCCGTGCAGCTAGAAAATAACTGCTTGGTGATTGACACCCCCAATCCCTTTGCCCGTAACTGGTTACAAAAGTATTACATTAAAACTATTGCTGATGTCGTCACGGATATCCTGGGACATCCTGTTGATATTTACATTACCAGCAGTGGGAGTGAAGCCACCCCAGAGAGCGATCGCAGCGACTATATGTGGCCCTCTCCCGTCGTCACCCAGATTCCCGAACCCAGTCCCACCCATCCCCACCGTCCTACCGAACTCAATTCCAAATATGTCTTTTCCCGATTTGTGGTGGGTGCAAATAACCGGATGGCTCATGCTGCCTCCCTCGCCGTTGCCGAATCTCCAGGAAGGGAGTTTAATCCGTTGTTTCTCTGCGGCGGGGTCGGATTAGGAAAAACTCACCTCATGCAGGCGATCGGTCATTATCGCTTAGAAATCTCTCCCGATTGCAAAATATTTTATGTCTCGACTGAACAATTCACCAATGATTTAATTGCCGCAATTCGGAAAGATAGTATGCAAAATTTCCGGGAACATTATCGAGCGGCCGATGTGTTATTAGTTGATGATATTCAATTTATTGAAGGCAAAGAATACACCCAAGAAGAATTTTTCTATACCTTTAATACCCTCCATGAAGCCGGGAAGCAAGTGGTTTTAGCTTCAGACCGACCGCCCAATCAAATCCCCCGGCTACAAGAGCGCTTATGTTCGCGGTTTTCAATGGGATTAATTGCAGATGTTCAAACCCCAGATTTGGAAACCCGCATGGCTATTTTGCAAAAAAAAGCCGAGTATGAAAAGATGCGCTTGCCTCGGGATGTGATTGAATATATTGCCGCTCATTTTACCTCAAATATTCGAGAATTAGAAGGGGCATTAATTCGGGTTGTCGCTTATTTGTCCATTTCGGGATTACCGATGACGGTGGAAAATATTGCCCCTATTTTAAATCCCCAAACCGAGCCAGTCAAGGCCACAGTAGAATCGGTGATGACGGCGGTAGTAGAGATATTGGGAATTTCCCTAGAGGATTTAAAGGGGAATTCCCGACGGCGAGAAATCAGCCAAGCGCGTCAAATTGCCATGTATCTGATCCGTCAGCATACGGATTTGAGTTTACCGAAGATTGGGGAGGAGTTTGGGGGAAAAGACCACACAACGGTGATGTACAGTTGCGAAAAAATTGCCGCACTCAGGGATAATGATGTGGAAATGCGGAATTTGCTCAGGCAGTTGAGCGATCGCATTCACTTTGCAAGTAAATCCCCGGAGTAAGCAGGGGGACGGGTTCCCTCTCCATTCCATTCCTTCCTCGGAGGCGATCGCCTGGGGAAAATTGCTTGAAATTGTGGAAAACACTGGGGAAAAACTCGGACTCCTGGGGCAAAATTACGGATTAAGTAAAAATACTTTGTGGAAAAATCCGTAAAGTTTTCCACAAGTTTTCCACAGGGGTAGAGGATGGGAAATCAAGATGCAGGAAAAAAGGCGATCGCACCTTTCCCACTGGATAGAGGAAAGAAGCAGTGGTACTATGGGCGATCGGGCAAAAATTGCGCCGATCGCTGTACTGACCCCAAACAAGGCACCTCTGAAGACTCATGAAATTTATTTGCGCTCAAAACCAACTCGCCACCAACCTATCCCTGATCAGTCGTGCAGTCCCCTCTCGTCCGACTCATCCGGTACTCGCCAACGTGCTACTCAGTGCCGATGAGGAACAGCAGCAAGTCAGCTTAACCGCCTTTGATTTATCCCTGGGGATCAAAACCAGTTTTGCCGCCAAAGTCGAAACCAGCGGGACCCTCACCCTCCCCGCCAAACTCTTTAACGACATCATCTCTCGCCTCCCCGATGGAGAAGTCACCCTCGACGATGAAAGACCCTCCACCGGCGAAGATAGCGGTACTGAAGCGGGAATTTTAGCCACCATCACCTCCACATCCGGACGTTACGAAGTCCGAGGAATGAGTGCCGAAGAATTTCCCGCACTGCCAACGATTTCCGAGGGACAAACCGTCCAACTGCCTGCTGAGGCCCTAATGCAAGGATTACATGGCACCCTCTTCGCCACCTCTGCCGATGAAACCAAACAAGTGTTAACCGGCGTTCATTTAATCGTCCATGCTGACAGATTAGAATTTGCCGCCACTGATGGACACCGCTTGGCGATCGTGGAAACCATCAACGAAACAGAAGACAGCGACGACGAAGCAGAACCCGATGAAGATGCCGAGGAACTAGAAGTCACCGTCCCAGCGCGTGCCTTACGGGAACTCGATCGCATCGTGGGAATGCATGAAGGACATGAACCGATTTCCCTCAACTTCGACCCCGGACAAATCGTCTTAGAACTGGGAGGATTTCGCCTCACCAGTCGCACCCTAGAAGGTCAATATCCCGCCTATAGTCAATTAGTCCCCCGGTCCTTTGAGCGCCAAGTCACCGTAGAACGCCGCCAACTTCTCAGCGCCTTAGAACGCATTGGCGTCTTAGCCGATCGCAAAAATAACATCGTCAAATTCTCCATTGACCAAGAAAAACAAATGCTCTCTCTCTCCGTAGAAGCTGCTGACGTAGGTAGTGGCCGAGAATCCATGTCCGCTCAAATTACGGGAGAGAGTTTAGACATTGCATTTAACGTTAAATATGCAATGGAATCCTTGAAAAATATCAGCGCCACCGAGATTATCATCAAGCTGAATTCAGCCACCTCCCCCGTGGTTTTATCTCCGTTAACTGGTGTAAAAATGACCCATTTAATCATGCCAGTTCAGATGCGGGCGTAATGTTTGTGGCGCGAGGAGGTTGACTTGGTTTTTGAGGTGAATTGCTAGGATAACGCCTGAAGGCGTTACTACAAACGGGGGAAATTCTTCTTTTGTTCGTAGTGACGACTTCAGTCGTCTCCGGGCCTAAATTTAAGAGAAGAAACGACTAAAGTCGTTACTACAAACGGGGAAAATCCTTCTTTTGTTCGTAGTGACGACTTCAGTCGTCTCCGGGCCTAAATTTAAGAGAAGAAACGACTAAAGTCGTTACTANNNNNNNNNNNNNNNNNNNNNNNNNNNNNNNNNNNNNNNNNNNNNNNNNNNNNNNNNNNNNNNNNNNNNNNNNNNNNNNNNNNNNNNNNNNNNNNNNNNNCAAAGGGGGAAACCAAATTCAGTCTTCTTCTTGTCCATCAAGCGGCTAAGTAATAATACTCTGCAAAAAAGAAAAAAATTGATCCGTTCCCACCAGTAACATTTGACGAGTTGACCTGGAAAAACTTAACAAAATATATAGAATCTTTTAACTCGTCTTTGGATAGAGTAAATAAGAATGAGTCAACCGACTTGAGTAGGACAGACTACTGCATTCATCCCTGTAGGGCGCGAAAAGCTTGGGATCTTTCTGGAGAAAGGGATGGCTTCATGGCTTGATTTGCTCCAAGGGTCATCTCATCAATTGGGGATCTGCACCCCCAGCGGATGTCCCACTCTTTTTAATGGGGGTTATGGGAGGTCAAAACGATATGAATTGGTATCTGAAAGTATGGAAGAACTATGCCGTATTCAATGGACGAGCAAGACGCAAAGAATATTGGATGTTTGTCTTGTTCAACTTCATCGTTGGATTCTTATTAGCAATAATTGAGGAGGTACTCGGAGGAATAACCAATACCGATCAGAGTGTACTGACGGCTATTTATCAACTGGCGGTGTTTATTCCCACCATTGCCGTGAGTGTTCGGAGAATGCATGACACGAATCATAGCGGATGGTGGCTTATTGTCCCGATCGCCAATTTCATTTTTACTCTAGAAGACGGAACCCCTGGAGTAAATGAATACGGACTCGACCCCAAATCCCGATGAACCTTTCTCATCCCCACTCTAAAATCGGATTCCACCTCGGAGAACGGATGGAGTGCCAGCTTCAATCATCTTTCCTATTTCGGTCATTTTGTTAAAACCTCGGCGCTCAACCAAGGCCCTAATTTTCCCATTGCCACCAAAGCAAAAGGGGTTACAACATAAAAGTTGTAACCCCTTTTCAGATTTAATGCGGATGGCGAGACTCGAACTCGCAAGGCAAAGCCACACGCCCCTCAAACGTGCGCGTATACCAATTCCGCCACATCCGCAGGCAATGAACTATCTTAGCTCATCTCTAGTTAACTTACCATACTTTTTTCAAAAATGTTCACAATTTTGAAAGATTTTTTTCAAATTGTCCAAATTCCCCCAATAACAAGGGTTTCAGCCTCTTGCTGCTTTCGAGGCAAACTCGTATTATCCGATACATGATAGGATTTGGAGTTGGCATATCTTCTATGCGGCTGAATCCGGGACACCCACAGGATTCGGTCATCCTTTATTGATTTTTACGAGTTGAGCAACCGCAGGCCCATGCAATTCTCCAAAGTTCTCATTGCCAATCGCGGCGAAATCGCCCTTCGGATTCTCCGGACCTGTGAGGAGATGGGGATTGCCACGGTTGCGGTACACTCCACGATTGACCGTCATGCGCTCCATGTCCAACTAGCAGATGAGGCGGTTTGCATTGGCGAACCCCCCAGCGCCAAAAGCTATCTGAATATTCCCAATATCATCTCTGCTGCTTTAACCATGAACGCGACAGCGATTCACCCGGGTTATGGGTTTTTGTCGGAAAATGCGCGGTTTGCCGAAATCTGTGCGGATCATCAGATTAGTTTTATCGGACCGACTCCCGAGGCGATGCGCGCAATGGGGGATAAGTCTACGGCAAAGGAAACCATGCAAAAGGCTGGGGTGCCGACGGTTCCGGGAAGCGATGGGTTAATTAGCAATGAAAAAGATGCTCGGGAAATTGCCAAGAAAATCGGCTATCCGGTGATTATTAAGGCAACTGCTGGGGGTGGCGGACGGGGGATGCGCTTAGTCCGGGAAGAGAGTGAACTCCCGAAACTGTTTGCAGCGGCGCAAGGGGAAGCAGAAGCGGCGTTTGGGAATCCTGGGGTTTATTTAGAAAAATTTATCGAACGCCCTCGCCATATTGAGTTCCAAATCCTGGCGGATGCTCATGGCAATGTGATCCATTTGGGGGAACGGGAATGCTCGATTCAGCGCCGTCACCAAAAACTGTTGGAAGAAGCCCCCAGTCCGGCCCTAACCCCTAGCTTACGCCAGAAAATGGGTAAGGCGGCGGTGAAGGCGGCGAAGTCGATTAATTATACGGGTGCGGGAACGATTGAGTTTCTACTGGATTACTCGGGTCATTTCTATTTTATGGAAATGAATACTCGGATCCAGGTTGAACACCCAGTGACGGAGATGATTACAGGGTTGGATTTGATTGCGGAACAGATTCGGATTGCTCAAGGGGAAAAGCTGCGTCTGAGTCAGGACGATGTGCAGTTACGGGGTCATGCGATCGAATGTCGGATTAATGCGGAAGACCCCGATCTCAATTTTCGCCCTTGTCCCGGACGAATTAATGGGTTTTTACCTCCAGGTGGTCCGGGGGTGCGGATGGATTCCCATGTGTACACGGATTATGATATTCCGGCTTACTATGATTCGTTGATTGGGAAGTTGATTGTCTGGGGTTGCGATCGCCCTTCGGCCCTTAAGCGGATGAGACGAGCACTCCGGGAATGCGCCATCACCGGGGTCCCGACTACGATTCCTTTCCATCAGAAGATTCTGGAACATCCCGATTTTATTCAAGGGGATGTTTATACCAATTTTGTGGAACAGATGATGTCGAAGGGTTGAGGTTTGGGGGAGATGGGGGAGTTGCGACAACCGTCGGGGGTTAAAACCCCCGCCTAACAGCTAAAGTCGGTTGAAACCGACTGAAATGCTTTTAGGATAAGGTTCCTAGTCGGTTTTTAACCGACTTTAGCTATGAGGCGGGGGATAAATCCCCCGCCGGATTCGGCAACCCACCATCCACCCCTTCTCCCCCATCCTCCCTATCCACCCCTTCTCCCCCATCCTCCCTATCCACCCCTTCTCCCTACATCATCATCCTCAGCAATCCCTGCTGACCCAGGAGGATTTCTCGGAGGAGACTGATGATGCCGACCCAGATAATGGGGGTGATGTCTACACCGCCTAGGGGGGGGATGAGTTTGCGGGTGGGGGCTAGGAAGGGTTCGGTGGGGAGGGCAATCAGGATCCAGGGAAATTTAGTGAGTTCGATTTGGGGATACCAGGTTAGGATAATCCGGAAGATGAAGCATAGGGTCATTATGACTAAGAGGGGGCCAATGATCCAACTGGCGATCGCAACCGATGTCATCATGAGTAAAAATTTAAGTTTTGTTACAGCCTTGTTAAGTCTATTGTATTTCAATCCCTGCCCCTTGGTGTTGCCCCTTGCGGTTGGTTCTCCCCCTGAGTCCCTGAGTCATGGAGTTTTGGAATTGGAAGAAACTGGACTTCTCAACGCGGTAACGGTTTAATAAAATGATAGAAATGTAAATCTTGTTTAAGGAGACACTATGACGCCATCACTCGCCAACCTGTTTTGGAGCCTCTTCTGGGGTGCAGTCCTGATCGTGATCCCCGCCACTGCTGCTCTGATTTTCATCAGCCAGAAAGATAAAGTGCAACGGTTCTAAACCGGCGAACTGGATGGAAACCTCAGCGTAGGGCGATCGCCAACCCACTGATGAAGGTGAGGTGTTCTCTATACGCTGAGGTTTCTTCCCTGACTGGGAAGGGCAACTGACGAAGGACAAAAGCCGAACTTATGCTGATCACAATCCAAGCGAATCAGGAGTGGGTGGAGATTTAGCGGGATACTCGCTAACATAAAAAAGATGAAGGAGAGAGCAGATGGTAAATTTTAGTCTCAACTTAGCGAGTATCGTCGGAATCGCGATCGCCATCGGTGGGGCCGGACTCTATGCTGTCCGCTCATGGCGTCCCGAACTATCGCGAGATACGGATCTGTTTTTTGCAGCAGTCGGGTTACTTTGTGGCGGCATTCTGTTCTTTTACGGATGGCGCTTTGACCCGATTATGCAGTTTGGTCAGATTCTGCTGGGAGGGTCAGCAATCTACTTTGCCTTTGACAATATTCGCTTGCGCGGTGTCACCACCAATCAGGCGAAGCGCCAATCGGGGCGAATTGTAGATGAGGAGCGTCCCGTCAGTAGTGTCTACCGAGTGGATGCGGAACTCGACGAAATCGAATCCGACTACGAGGAAAATCCCACCCGACGCCGGATCAAAGGGACTCAGGACCCCAGAGCGGCTCGCAATCCCTATTATGCGGATGAGGCCCCCAGACGGCCACCCAGTCGCCGAGCCCCTGGCGATCGCCCCAGTCCCAGTTCCCGTGTGCGTCGTCCCCGTCCAACGGAACGTCCCCCCAGTGGTCCTTCCTATCCGGAATGGGAGGCAACGGTGGATACAACGGAGGAAAGAACCTCTCGACGTCCGCCATCCAGTGCAGGAACTTCAGGGAGTAGAAGACCCCCAGGTGCAAGACCCTCGCGGACTCCTCCCCCGGAGGAACGGACCCGCAGACCCCCTGTACCGGAAGAAGAACCGGCACCGAGTGATTATGTAGATTATCAACCGATCGACCCTATAGAAGAGGACGATCACGAGCAAGATAATACAGGGAATTTCGATTATTAAACAATCGGGGACAGAAATGGGCGATCGGGGGCAATTGATGGCGATCGCCCCTTTGTTAATTGACCCTTTGTTAATTGATTCCCTCCGTGCCATTCCCCCCCAAATTGTGGCGTCCCTGTCCTCAACTGGGAAAAACCAAGGTGAACAGATTCGCT
This portion of the Laspinema palackyanum D2c genome encodes:
- a CDS encoding YggT family protein, which translates into the protein MTSVAIASWIIGPLLVIMTLCFIFRIILTWYPQIELTKFPWILIALPTEPFLAPTRKLIPPLGGVDITPIIWVGIISLLREILLGQQGLLRMMM
- the dnaN gene encoding DNA polymerase III subunit beta gives rise to the protein MKFICAQNQLATNLSLISRAVPSRPTHPVLANVLLSADEEQQQVSLTAFDLSLGIKTSFAAKVETSGTLTLPAKLFNDIISRLPDGEVTLDDERPSTGEDSGTEAGILATITSTSGRYEVRGMSAEEFPALPTISEGQTVQLPAEALMQGLHGTLFATSADETKQVLTGVHLIVHADRLEFAATDGHRLAIVETINETEDSDDEAEPDEDAEELEVTVPARALRELDRIVGMHEGHEPISLNFDPGQIVLELGGFRLTSRTLEGQYPAYSQLVPRSFERQVTVERRQLLSALERIGVLADRKNNIVKFSIDQEKQMLSLSVEAADVGSGRESMSAQITGESLDIAFNVKYAMESLKNISATEIIIKLNSATSPVVLSPLTGVKMTHLIMPVQMRA
- the dnaA gene encoding chromosomal replication initiator protein DnaA; its protein translation is MEIPLESLWDRVLERLQVQLSRPTFETWIKTATAVQLENNCLVIDTPNPFARNWLQKYYIKTIADVVTDILGHPVDIYITSSGSEATPESDRSDYMWPSPVVTQIPEPSPTHPHRPTELNSKYVFSRFVVGANNRMAHAASLAVAESPGREFNPLFLCGGVGLGKTHLMQAIGHYRLEISPDCKIFYVSTEQFTNDLIAAIRKDSMQNFREHYRAADVLLVDDIQFIEGKEYTQEEFFYTFNTLHEAGKQVVLASDRPPNQIPRLQERLCSRFSMGLIADVQTPDLETRMAILQKKAEYEKMRLPRDVIEYIAAHFTSNIRELEGALIRVVAYLSISGLPMTVENIAPILNPQTEPVKATVESVMTAVVEILGISLEDLKGNSRRREISQARQIAMYLIRQHTDLSLPKIGEEFGGKDHTTVMYSCEKIAALRDNDVEMRNLLRQLSDRIHFASKSPE
- the accC gene encoding acetyl-CoA carboxylase biotin carboxylase subunit: MQFSKVLIANRGEIALRILRTCEEMGIATVAVHSTIDRHALHVQLADEAVCIGEPPSAKSYLNIPNIISAALTMNATAIHPGYGFLSENARFAEICADHQISFIGPTPEAMRAMGDKSTAKETMQKAGVPTVPGSDGLISNEKDAREIAKKIGYPVIIKATAGGGGRGMRLVREESELPKLFAAAQGEAEAAFGNPGVYLEKFIERPRHIEFQILADAHGNVIHLGERECSIQRRHQKLLEEAPSPALTPSLRQKMGKAAVKAAKSINYTGAGTIEFLLDYSGHFYFMEMNTRIQVEHPVTEMITGLDLIAEQIRIAQGEKLRLSQDDVQLRGHAIECRINAEDPDLNFRPCPGRINGFLPPGGPGVRMDSHVYTDYDIPAYYDSLIGKLIVWGCDRPSALKRMRRALRECAITGVPTTIPFHQKILEHPDFIQGDVYTNFVEQMMSKG
- a CDS encoding Ycf66 family protein; the encoded protein is MVNFSLNLASIVGIAIAIGGAGLYAVRSWRPELSRDTDLFFAAVGLLCGGILFFYGWRFDPIMQFGQILLGGSAIYFAFDNIRLRGVTTNQAKRQSGRIVDEERPVSSVYRVDAELDEIESDYEENPTRRRIKGTQDPRAARNPYYADEAPRRPPSRRAPGDRPSPSSRVRRPRPTERPPSGPSYPEWEATVDTTEERTSRRPPSSAGTSGSRRPPGARPSRTPPPEERTRRPPVPEEEPAPSDYVDYQPIDPIEEDDHEQDNTGNFDY
- a CDS encoding glucokinase, producing MTLLLAGDIGGTKSLLRLVEMPIAADAGTFQIDTLYEGIYSSQEYPDLVPIVGQFLKEASQKLGEVPSPKGACFAIAGPVIGHKSILTNLSWTLTTDRLEKELNIPHVKLINDFVAVGYGVLGMNQADLHTLQPGEPQTAAPIAVIGAGTGLGEGFLIRHLDEYFVYPSEGGHADFAPRTAIEFELLQDLRQRENIDRVSVERVVSGMGIGSIYQFLRDRAIAAGKDISPADKDPAEISQAALEKSDPICEQTLQIFVEAYGAEAGNLALKLLPYGGLYLAGGIAAKILPLIEEGDRFIKSFNQKGRVSPLAEKVPVHIVLNPQVGLIGAAICAARL
- the psbX gene encoding photosystem II reaction center X protein encodes the protein MTPSLANLFWSLFWGAVLIVIPATAALIFISQKDKVQRF
- the def gene encoding peptide deformylase, translated to MNNLREIVQLGNPVLREKAQPVTNVHLDSIQSLIDELMTALKPSNGVGIAAPQIAESYRVFILASRPTLRYPHAPTMEAIAIIDPQIIAYSEERVKDWEGCLSVPGIRGLVPRHQAIEVKYLDQQGTLHHQVFTGFVARIFQHEYDHLEGKVFLDRVESMEDLVTEQEYQKQFLQQL
- a CDS encoding HhoA/HhoB/HtrA family serine endopeptidase, with the translated sequence MKNSERDHQRGHFSGTQVLLYLLLVVVGAGAAFMGDRWLRTNGPLSLNSLDPRSPSVTTPDDAPLPRGVLSLPVNSNFIVEAVEKVGPAVVRIDAARTVTQDIPDAFRDPFFRRFFGQTPMEPQQRVERGTGSGFIISDDGQILTNAHVINGADTVSVVLKDGRSFEGTVLGEDPISDVAVVKIEATALPKATLGNSEQLQPGEWAIAIGNPLGLDNSVTAGIVSATGRSSRDVGVPDKRVGFIQTDAAINPGNSGGPLLNARGEVIGMNTAIISGAQGLGFAIPIQTAQAIAQQLITTGKVQHPFLGIEMVTITPELQEELNTDPNSPMQLSVDNGVLIVRVSPNSPAERAGLQEGDVIQRMEDQAIAQSDAVQQIVQGSQVGNSLKLQINRDGEILNITVEPGEMPVNPSF
- a CDS encoding DUF805 domain-containing protein: MNWYLKVWKNYAVFNGRARRKEYWMFVLFNFIVGFLLAIIEEVLGGITNTDQSVLTAIYQLAVFIPTIAVSVRRMHDTNHSGWWLIVPIANFIFTLEDGTPGVNEYGLDPKSR